From Proteiniborus sp. MB09-C3, the proteins below share one genomic window:
- the galU gene encoding UTP--glucose-1-phosphate uridylyltransferase GalU, with product MKVRKAIIPAAGLGTRFLPATKAQPKEMLPIVDKPTLQYIIEEAVESGIEEILIITGRNKKSIEDHFDKSVELELELEKKGKNELLEEVRKISDMVNIHYIRQKEPKGLGHAIHCAKSFIGNEPFAVLLGDDIVYADKPCLKQMIEAYDEYKTTILGVQEVAREDVSKYGIVNGKHIEGRVYKVKGLVEKPDVEDAPSNVAILGRYIINPAIFEILEHTEPGKGGEIQLTDALKELAQREAMYAYSFEGRRYDVGDKQGFLEATIEYALRREDLRDEFLDYLFKIVEKEKNTN from the coding sequence ATGAAAGTTCGTAAAGCTATCATCCCGGCAGCAGGTCTGGGAACTAGATTTTTACCTGCGACTAAGGCACAGCCGAAGGAGATGCTTCCAATTGTAGATAAGCCAACTCTGCAATATATTATTGAAGAGGCTGTAGAATCTGGTATTGAAGAAATATTAATTATAACAGGCAGAAATAAGAAAAGTATAGAGGACCATTTTGATAAATCTGTAGAATTAGAGCTTGAGTTAGAGAAAAAAGGTAAGAATGAGCTATTAGAAGAGGTAAGAAAGATTTCCGATATGGTGAATATTCACTACATAAGACAAAAGGAACCAAAGGGGTTAGGTCATGCAATACATTGTGCTAAAAGCTTTATAGGAAATGAACCCTTTGCTGTTCTGTTAGGCGATGATATAGTTTATGCGGATAAACCTTGTCTAAAGCAAATGATAGAAGCTTATGATGAGTACAAGACAACTATTCTTGGAGTACAGGAAGTAGCTAGAGAAGATGTAAGCAAGTATGGCATAGTTAATGGAAAACACATAGAGGGTAGAGTATATAAGGTAAAGGGATTAGTGGAGAAGCCCGATGTAGAAGATGCTCCTTCTAATGTGGCCATACTTGGAAGGTATATTATTAATCCTGCCATATTTGAAATACTAGAGCATACTGAGCCTGGAAAGGGTGGAGAAATTCAGCTAACTGATGCTTTAAAAGAATTAGCTCAAAGAGAAGCCATGTATGCATATAGCTTTGAAGGAAGAAGATATGATGTAGGAGATAAGCAGGGTTTCTTAGAGGCTACTATAGAGTATGCCTTGAGACGTGAAGATTTACGAGATGAGTTTTTAGATTATTTATTTAAGATAGTAGAAAAGGAAAAAAACACAAATTAG
- a CDS encoding IclR family transcriptional regulator: MERKNDNASSGLIKSVQKSLKILKYIIDSDSEVSLTDIEKDLGYNVSTAHRLLRTLMEESFISQNQITKKYDIGPEIFFSWLGGRKPEKYFYRVTPILEECVKRTGETTNLFIRDGNEAICITGCESQHTLRAFLMIGRRIPLTCTAAGKVFLSYIKEEELKKLIAKVKFKQYLPNTLMDPESLLKDLSISRERGYTIENDEYEQMITAVGVPVFDHSGRVICAISTIAPSTRVDEEKIKSISKELMLTSKQITEVMGEVFY; the protein is encoded by the coding sequence ATGGAGAGAAAAAATGATAATGCTAGTAGTGGATTGATTAAATCTGTGCAAAAAAGCTTGAAAATACTTAAATATATTATAGATTCAGATAGTGAAGTATCTCTTACAGACATAGAAAAGGATTTAGGATACAATGTCAGTACTGCTCACCGTTTGCTGAGAACCTTGATGGAAGAAAGCTTTATAAGTCAAAATCAAATTACAAAGAAATACGATATAGGTCCAGAAATATTTTTTTCATGGCTAGGTGGAAGAAAGCCAGAAAAATATTTCTATAGAGTTACACCAATACTAGAGGAATGTGTTAAAAGAACTGGTGAAACAACTAATCTATTTATTAGAGATGGAAATGAGGCTATATGTATTACAGGCTGCGAATCACAGCATACCCTTAGAGCATTTCTTATGATAGGAAGAAGAATTCCACTTACATGTACAGCAGCAGGAAAGGTATTTTTAAGCTATATCAAAGAAGAGGAATTGAAAAAACTAATAGCTAAAGTAAAGTTTAAACAGTATCTTCCCAATACATTAATGGATCCGGAAAGTCTTTTAAAAGACCTATCTATATCGAGAGAGAGAGGTTATACCATAGAAAATGATGAATATGAGCAAATGATTACTGCAGTAGGAGTGCCAGTCTTTGATCATAGTGGAAGAGTTATATGTGCCATATCTACTATTGCTCCTAGTACAAGAGTAGATGAAGAAAAAATCAAATCTATATCCAAGGAACTAATGCTTACTTCTAAACAGATTACAGAGGTAATGGGAGAAGTATTCTATTAG
- a CDS encoding S-layer homology domain-containing protein, which produces MSKKILICLLVIALIAVNGLPAFGESIYTMDFSLNKTDYNIDEYVAGTGTVYNNGVPAPNALITMAVENEDGKSIYDVDQYTTDSQGKFNVRFRMVKSIENGTYYIKLKSYGVEKIASFKIKKEISTIILESITITGSKTEIKVNEKIQLGLKGKMSDGSDATKEDLEDVQWSSSNASVAAVDSNGLVTGKGKGEVIITAKVGELSATFKMKVIKQSSPPDYDDPAPLKPKEEKKEKSPIELGLIVVEGDLKTSLIVEILDEKEAEEIVSYLSSAEYQLLSDIFDVKSSKRLDMPLTLTIKYDISKVTEPQKLGVYYFNEVAKVWEYIGGKVVKEGEIKVAIDKLGKIAVIEYRKTFNDVSNVVWAQKQIEILAARHIINGVDDKNYAPNDNITRAAFTKLIVEGLKLKPEGKIVSFSDVKAGAWYKESVETAASLGIVTGHDGKFDPNGQITREQMAAIIVRALKYIKPNESYTSGAPSFTDYGEISEWAKEAVEISASKELVKGLGNGTFGPQEKATRAQAAVIIYRMLDLLDRL; this is translated from the coding sequence TTGTCAAAGAAAATATTAATTTGTTTATTAGTTATTGCTTTGATTGCAGTAAATGGATTACCAGCCTTTGGGGAAAGCATATATACTATGGACTTTAGTTTAAATAAAACTGACTATAATATAGATGAATATGTTGCGGGTACTGGTACTGTATATAATAATGGAGTCCCAGCTCCTAACGCTTTGATAACCATGGCAGTCGAAAATGAAGATGGCAAATCTATATATGATGTTGACCAATATACCACTGATAGCCAAGGCAAATTTAATGTTAGATTTAGGATGGTAAAGTCTATTGAGAATGGGACTTACTATATTAAGCTAAAAAGCTATGGTGTAGAAAAAATAGCTTCTTTCAAAATAAAAAAAGAAATCTCTACCATTATTCTAGAAAGTATAACTATAACAGGAAGTAAAACCGAGATAAAGGTAAATGAGAAGATACAGTTAGGTTTAAAAGGTAAAATGAGTGATGGCTCAGATGCTACTAAGGAGGATTTAGAAGACGTTCAGTGGTCAAGTTCAAATGCTTCGGTAGCAGCAGTAGACAGTAACGGACTTGTAACAGGAAAAGGAAAAGGAGAAGTAATAATTACAGCCAAAGTAGGAGAACTGTCAGCTACTTTTAAAATGAAAGTGATAAAGCAGTCAAGTCCACCAGATTATGATGATCCTGCACCATTAAAACCAAAGGAGGAGAAAAAAGAAAAATCACCTATAGAGCTTGGATTAATAGTAGTTGAGGGAGATTTAAAAACATCTCTAATAGTAGAGATATTAGATGAAAAAGAAGCTGAAGAAATAGTTAGCTACTTATCTTCAGCAGAATATCAACTATTATCAGATATATTCGACGTTAAGTCCTCAAAAAGACTGGATATGCCACTTACACTGACCATTAAATATGATATAAGCAAGGTAACGGAGCCACAAAAGCTTGGTGTATACTATTTTAATGAAGTCGCAAAAGTATGGGAATACATCGGGGGTAAAGTAGTAAAAGAGGGAGAAATAAAAGTTGCTATAGATAAATTAGGTAAAATTGCAGTAATAGAATATAGAAAAACCTTCAATGATGTAAGTAATGTAGTTTGGGCACAAAAGCAAATAGAGATACTAGCAGCAAGGCATATAATAAATGGTGTAGATGATAAAAACTATGCTCCAAATGATAATATAACAAGGGCAGCATTTACAAAACTTATAGTGGAAGGATTGAAACTAAAACCCGAAGGCAAAATAGTAAGTTTTAGCGATGTGAAAGCAGGAGCTTGGTACAAAGAGTCAGTGGAAACAGCGGCAAGCTTAGGGATAGTAACGGGTCATGATGGAAAATTCGATCCAAATGGTCAAATAACTAGAGAACAGATGGCTGCGATTATAGTGAGAGCACTAAAATATATAAAACCAAATGAAAGCTATACAAGTGGGGCACCAAGCTTTACAGACTATGGAGAAATATCAGAATGGGCAAAGGAAGCAGTTGAAATATCAGCGAGCAAAGAATTAGTTAAAGGATTAGGGAATGGAACTTTTGGGCCACAAGAAAAGGCTACAAGAGCTCAAGCGGCAGTAATAATATACAGAATGTTAGATTTATTAGATAGATTATAA
- a CDS encoding CpsB/CapC family capsule biosynthesis tyrosine phosphatase has translation MYDIHCHILPEIDDGANSMEEAINMAIMAKENGIEVIFATPHYIEGVGYKDSSYNREALEKLNSELEKRNIDMKIYLGCEVYSTCDALKLLEKGLIATLNSSNYMLIELPMHDIPIYIETMIYNLKLKGITPIIAHPERNTKIIENPNILHTLISKGALAQLNLPSLLGMYGESVKNTAEVLLKHDMIHFVGTDAHKPSKRYYRINEVLDILNDLIGGEKTLKITEINPEAVITGTDIETDEPKLYKPEKGVKKLLKRFIG, from the coding sequence ATGTATGATATCCATTGTCATATACTCCCTGAAATTGATGACGGTGCAAATAGCATGGAAGAAGCTATAAATATGGCTATAATGGCAAAAGAGAATGGTATAGAGGTTATATTTGCTACACCTCATTATATTGAAGGAGTAGGTTATAAGGATTCTAGCTACAATAGAGAAGCTTTAGAAAAATTAAACTCTGAGCTTGAAAAAAGAAATATTGATATGAAAATATATCTTGGCTGCGAGGTATACTCCACTTGTGATGCCTTGAAGCTTTTAGAGAAAGGTTTAATAGCTACTCTTAACAGCTCAAACTATATGCTAATTGAATTGCCTATGCATGATATACCTATTTATATAGAGACAATGATATATAACCTCAAGTTGAAAGGGATAACTCCTATCATAGCCCATCCTGAAAGAAATACTAAAATAATTGAGAATCCAAATATTTTGCATACCCTTATATCAAAAGGTGCTCTAGCACAGCTTAATTTACCAAGTTTACTAGGTATGTATGGAGAAAGTGTAAAGAATACAGCTGAAGTGCTCCTTAAGCATGATATGATTCATTTTGTTGGAACAGATGCTCATAAACCGAGTAAAAGGTATTATAGAATTAATGAAGTATTAGATATATTAAATGACTTAATAGGCGGAGAAAAAACTTTAAAGATTACTGAGATTAATCCTGAGGCAGTAATCACGGGAACTGATATAGAAACTGACGAACCAAAGCTATATAAACCAGAAAAAGGTGTAAAAAAACTTCTCAAAAGGTTTATAGGGTAA